In one Cronobacter dublinensis subsp. dublinensis LMG 23823 genomic region, the following are encoded:
- the wcaE gene encoding colanic acid biosynthesis glycosyltransferase WcaE, protein MLLSVITVAWRNYEGVVKTWQSLAHLAQAPEIEFEWIVVDGASNDGTAQFLHDLDGQYNLRYVSEKDNGIYDAMNKGIAMANGRFAIFLNSGDVFHPNVADVARQLAAAPAGEEAMYIGDALLDFGDGNKVRRSAKSGWYIYHSLPASHQAIFFPVSGLKKYPYDLQYKVSSDYALTAKMYKSGYGFKKLKGLVSEFSMGGVSTSNNLELCRDAKKVQRDILRIPGLLTELSYLLRLRTTGKAKALYNKA, encoded by the coding sequence ATGCTTTTAAGTGTAATTACTGTCGCCTGGCGCAATTACGAAGGGGTGGTGAAGACCTGGCAGTCCCTGGCCCACCTGGCGCAGGCGCCCGAGATTGAGTTTGAATGGATTGTGGTGGACGGTGCCTCCAACGACGGCACCGCGCAGTTCCTGCACGATCTCGACGGTCAGTACAACCTGCGTTACGTCAGCGAAAAAGACAACGGCATATATGATGCGATGAATAAAGGCATCGCTATGGCCAACGGTCGCTTTGCGATTTTTCTGAATTCCGGCGACGTATTTCATCCGAACGTAGCCGATGTAGCGCGCCAGCTGGCCGCTGCGCCTGCCGGTGAAGAAGCGATGTATATTGGCGACGCGCTGCTTGATTTCGGCGACGGCAATAAAGTGCGCCGCAGCGCGAAAAGCGGCTGGTATATTTATCACAGCCTGCCGGCCAGCCATCAGGCCATTTTCTTCCCGGTTTCCGGGCTTAAAAAGTACCCCTACGATCTGCAATATAAAGTCTCATCCGATTACGCGTTAACCGCCAAAATGTATAAATCCGGCTACGGCTTTAAAAAGCTGAAAGGGCTGGTGTCAGAATTCTCAATGGGCGGCGTGTCAACCTCGAATAATCTGGAATTATGCCGGGACGCTAAAAAAGTCCAGCGCGATATATTACGTATTCCCGGGTTATTAACAGAACTTTCTTATTTATTACGCTTGCGTACGACCGGAAAAGCTAAGGCGCTGTATAACAAAGCATAA
- the wcaF gene encoding colanic acid biosynthesis acetyltransferase WcaF, with the protein MQDLSGFSVPKGFRGGHPIKVQLWWAVQATLFAWSPQILYRWRAFLLRLFGARIGKGVVIRPSVQITYPWKLTIGDYAWVGDDAVLYTLGDITIGANAVVSQKCYLCTGSHDYMSKHFDITAAPIVIGEKAWLATDVFVAPGVTIGAGTVVGARSSVFKTLPANKICRGNPAQIVRDRVEGE; encoded by the coding sequence ATGCAGGATTTAAGCGGATTCTCGGTGCCGAAAGGTTTCCGGGGCGGGCACCCTATTAAGGTTCAGTTGTGGTGGGCGGTTCAGGCAACGCTGTTTGCCTGGTCGCCGCAAATATTATATCGCTGGCGCGCGTTCTTATTACGGTTATTCGGCGCGCGAATTGGCAAAGGCGTGGTGATTCGCCCTTCGGTGCAAATTACCTACCCGTGGAAATTAACCATCGGCGATTACGCCTGGGTTGGGGATGACGCGGTGCTGTACACGCTCGGGGATATCACCATCGGTGCCAACGCCGTGGTGTCGCAGAAATGCTACCTGTGCACCGGCAGCCACGACTACATGAGCAAGCATTTTGATATTACCGCCGCGCCGATTGTGATTGGCGAGAAGGCCTGGCTTGCGACGGATGTGTTTGTCGCACCGGGCGTGACCATCGGCGCAGGCACGGTGGTCGGCGCGCGCAGCAGCGTGTTTAAGACGCTACCGGCCAACAAGATTTGCCGCGGCAATCCGGCGCAGATCGTACGCGACCGGGTAGAGGGGGAATAA